The following coding sequences lie in one Flagellimonas eckloniae genomic window:
- a CDS encoding OmpA family protein produces MTISVDGVVMRRLILIIFFLLSLGLRSQEVSMLQFEDEELSINTGDVQKSTSSQDVFVKKLAGLNNRQLSKFFSKSGSIEKLIKKADEYYDKMWYAEAAGVYDLVLEKSDAPHTFELLSKAGDSHYYSGNLEKSYKWYHELYETFNEDISEEKFFKYAHTLKGTGKYRRAAKLTKLFRQKNGKPLKELSESHFTFDEPALVEIKNLAINSPYSDFSPMFHNDSEVVFSSAHDSSFLTTRKYRWNNQPYLDLYVARADGDGEDLTSPKKFSKKINTKYHEASVAFSPDQKTIYFTRNNYGKKLKRGKNGINHLKIYQSKLVDGEWTSAVEVSFNSENFSTGHPSVSPDGKKLYFVSDRPGGFGLTDVYAVDILENGAFSEPKNLGRTINTDKKEMFPYITENTLYFSSDREMGVGGLDIYKADYINDSFSVGVNVGEPINSSRDDFSYIIDENNQKGYFASNRKGGKGDDDIYSFKNIINLNVISGSAEDDATGEKLADAIVTLFNKDNVKIAESKTLLDGTFVFENLKPESNYTVKTTKKGYFEGTTSISTKNNITVGITQSLKQLNEIVEEEGVLKIETETIYFDFDRFNIKKQASEELDKLVEVMTQYPNMVIKIESHTDAIGSKAYNKYLSDKRAKSTRDYIISQGIDASRIQSAIGYGEEQLLNGCSDGTRCAITKHRQNRRSEFIIVEM; encoded by the coding sequence ATGACAATCAGTGTAGATGGAGTGGTTATGAGAAGACTCATTTTAATTATATTCTTTTTACTTTCCCTTGGACTTCGGTCCCAAGAGGTTTCCATGTTACAATTTGAAGATGAAGAATTGTCCATCAACACGGGGGATGTCCAGAAAAGCACTTCTTCCCAAGATGTATTTGTAAAAAAACTTGCTGGTTTGAACAACAGGCAATTATCCAAGTTTTTTAGCAAAAGTGGTTCTATTGAGAAACTTATCAAAAAAGCAGACGAATACTACGACAAAATGTGGTATGCCGAAGCAGCCGGAGTTTATGACTTGGTACTTGAAAAAAGCGACGCTCCCCATACTTTTGAGCTTCTTTCTAAAGCAGGTGATTCCCATTACTATAGTGGTAACCTTGAAAAGTCCTACAAATGGTACCATGAACTATATGAAACTTTCAACGAAGACATTTCTGAGGAAAAGTTTTTTAAATACGCCCACACCTTAAAAGGAACGGGAAAGTATAGGAGAGCAGCCAAGCTCACCAAACTGTTTAGGCAGAAAAACGGCAAACCACTCAAAGAGCTTTCTGAAAGTCATTTTACCTTTGACGAGCCTGCCTTGGTCGAAATCAAGAATTTGGCCATTAATTCACCATATTCTGACTTTTCCCCAATGTTCCATAATGATTCAGAGGTCGTTTTTTCATCTGCGCATGATTCGTCATTTTTAACCACACGGAAGTACAGATGGAACAATCAACCTTATTTAGATCTTTATGTTGCCAGAGCCGATGGTGATGGAGAAGATTTAACAAGTCCAAAGAAATTCTCGAAAAAGATCAACACAAAATATCACGAGGCCTCGGTTGCTTTCTCACCAGATCAAAAGACTATCTATTTTACCCGAAACAATTATGGGAAAAAGCTGAAACGAGGAAAAAACGGTATAAATCACCTAAAAATCTATCAATCCAAGCTAGTAGATGGTGAATGGACCAGTGCGGTAGAGGTTTCTTTTAATAGTGAGAACTTTTCAACGGGCCATCCTTCCGTCAGTCCAGATGGCAAAAAGCTTTATTTTGTATCTGATAGACCAGGGGGTTTTGGTTTAACCGATGTATACGCTGTGGATATTTTGGAAAATGGTGCTTTTTCGGAGCCAAAAAATTTGGGAAGAACCATCAATACAGATAAAAAAGAAATGTTCCCATATATTACAGAAAACACTTTATACTTTTCTTCTGATAGAGAAATGGGTGTTGGAGGTCTGGATATTTACAAAGCAGATTACATAAATGATTCTTTTAGTGTAGGTGTCAATGTAGGTGAGCCCATTAATAGTAGTAGAGACGATTTTTCATATATTATTGATGAAAACAATCAAAAAGGCTATTTTGCCTCCAATAGAAAAGGTGGAAAAGGGGATGATGATATTTATTCCTTTAAAAACATTATAAACCTTAATGTCATTTCAGGCTCAGCCGAGGATGATGCAACCGGAGAAAAGCTGGCTGATGCAATTGTAACATTATTTAATAAGGATAACGTTAAGATTGCTGAATCGAAAACCTTACTAGATGGAACTTTTGTCTTTGAAAACCTCAAACCAGAATCCAACTACACTGTTAAAACCACCAAAAAAGGTTATTTTGAAGGAACAACTTCAATTTCTACCAAGAACAATATAACTGTTGGTATAACACAATCCCTGAAACAACTAAACGAAATTGTTGAAGAAGAGGGAGTACTAAAGATTGAAACAGAAACCATTTATTTTGATTTTGACAGGTTCAATATTAAAAAGCAGGCTTCCGAAGAGTTGGACAAACTGGTAGAGGTAATGACACAGTATCCCAATATGGTCATCAAGATAGAATCCCATACAGATGCCATTGGAAGCAAAGCGTACAACAAGTACCTATCAGACAAACGGGCAAAATCTACACGGGACTATATTATTTCCCAGGGAATTGATGCATCCAGAATACAAAGTGCAATTGGCTATGGGGAAGAGCAGCTCTTAAATGGATGTTCTGATGGCACCAGGTGTGCAATAACCAAGCACAGACAAAATAGACGTTCCGAATTCATAATAGTGGAAATGTAA
- a CDS encoding DUF6747 family protein gives MKTLLLVKEIYLEGFRNIGNFLIQKYFKIFAWFSFIMFFIVLYAFVYRIATGFAFD, from the coding sequence ATGAAAACATTATTACTTGTTAAAGAAATTTACTTAGAAGGATTCAGAAACATTGGAAACTTTTTAATTCAGAAATATTTTAAAATATTCGCCTGGTTTAGCTTTATTATGTTCTTTATCGTGCTTTACGCATTTGTATATAGAATTGCTACAGGCTTCGCCTTTGACTAA
- a CDS encoding DUF4837 family protein encodes MKKLGTLYITIFTLVMLSCKDSGPKQRFLPPSTGGINSLMVVMDTELWKGGVGDKIREHFAAPVLGLPQAEPQFTITQIPPQVFKGATAYSRSVLFVEQDSLSLAHIKTDVYAQPQKVAVVKGETYNDLVGNIDAIADKAIESFKEVEIAEAQVRFTRSLSKEKVFEEEFGISLKVPSLYKVGKHEKNFVWMDIQIPKGTMNIIAYQMPLNSFTNDSTFVGDIVKMRDSIGKRYVPGPYEDTFMMTEKAFSPYVFSAEISGKKAAKVRGIWEINGYPMAGPFLTYIINDKENNRKLVLEGFTFAPSAEKRDYMFELDAILRTVEFNKGS; translated from the coding sequence ATGAAAAAATTAGGAACACTTTACATCACCATTTTCACATTGGTGATGCTATCATGTAAAGATTCGGGACCAAAACAGCGATTTCTTCCACCATCCACAGGAGGAATTAATTCGCTAATGGTGGTCATGGACACAGAGCTTTGGAAAGGTGGGGTTGGCGACAAAATAAGGGAACATTTTGCGGCACCAGTTTTAGGATTGCCTCAGGCTGAACCCCAGTTTACCATAACCCAAATCCCCCCACAGGTATTCAAAGGAGCCACGGCTTATTCCAGATCTGTGCTCTTCGTAGAACAAGACTCATTATCACTTGCCCATATAAAGACCGATGTTTATGCACAACCGCAAAAAGTGGCTGTTGTAAAGGGTGAAACGTATAACGATTTGGTTGGAAACATTGATGCAATCGCAGATAAGGCCATTGAATCATTCAAAGAGGTAGAAATTGCCGAGGCCCAAGTGCGATTTACACGTTCGCTTTCAAAAGAAAAAGTATTTGAAGAAGAGTTCGGAATTAGTTTAAAGGTACCATCACTTTACAAGGTAGGAAAGCACGAAAAAAACTTTGTTTGGATGGATATACAGATTCCAAAAGGGACAATGAACATTATTGCCTATCAAATGCCATTGAATAGCTTTACAAATGATTCGACCTTTGTGGGTGATATTGTAAAAATGAGGGATTCCATAGGTAAGAGATATGTGCCGGGCCCTTATGAAGATACATTTATGATGACCGAAAAGGCTTTTTCACCATATGTGTTCTCTGCTGAAATCAGTGGAAAAAAAGCAGCTAAAGTTAGAGGTATATGGGAAATAAACGGATACCCAATGGCGGGTCCTTTTTTAACCTATATTATCAACGATAAAGAGAATAACAGGAAACTGGTATTGGAAGGGTTTACTTTTGCCCCGTCTGCAGAGAAAAGGGACTATATGTTCGAATTGGATGCTATCCTAAGAACCGTTGAGTTTAACAAAGGCTCTTAA
- a CDS encoding lytic transglycosylase domain-containing protein, translating to MNQKLNIVAWAVLSFSTSLLLSQEVETIGVEQTDSLSKQPIQTLDLKATENQIDGKQVLQVVSSEGENQLKDLEEARRYDSLWLKELHNSAQLFSEMLLEVQNPSQEEITMVDLPTDTLKARLARLDEKTPFNISYNPSLESVIKSYLVRKKGLMQRMLTASQFYFPLFEQELDNHDIPLEIKYLAIVESALNPRARSRVGAKGLWQFMYPTGKMYDLDVSSYVDERNDPIFATKAACKYLASLYGVFNDWDLALAAYNSGPGNVNKAIRRSGGYKNYWNIRRNLPRETAGYLPAFLATMYIFEYAEEHGLQYKKAERPYFETDTVHVKNMITFDQISKLVDISKEELEMLNPAYKLNIIPKVKGKTYALRLPVTKIGKFVTNEEAIYAYAKKELDSLEKPLPQLTEAKNQVRYKVRSGDYLGKIAERYGVGVSQIKRWNGLRSNNLRVGQRLTIFPRKPYTPNQTVAKTNTSKPSATVTLANGSKVHTVQEGDSLWTISRKYPGVSIENLREWNGLSGNNLKPGTKLKLCDCSS from the coding sequence ATGAACCAAAAATTAAATATTGTCGCGTGGGCGGTACTTTCCTTTTCAACATCCCTTCTCCTTTCTCAAGAAGTGGAAACAATTGGCGTTGAACAAACAGATTCCCTTTCAAAACAACCAATTCAAACATTAGATCTTAAGGCTACCGAAAATCAGATAGACGGGAAACAGGTACTCCAAGTTGTTAGCAGTGAAGGCGAGAACCAACTGAAGGATTTGGAAGAAGCTAGAAGATATGACAGCCTTTGGCTCAAGGAATTGCACAATAGCGCACAATTGTTTAGCGAAATGCTTTTGGAAGTTCAGAATCCATCCCAAGAGGAAATAACAATGGTTGATTTACCAACGGACACCCTTAAAGCAAGATTGGCCAGATTGGATGAAAAAACACCATTCAATATTTCATATAACCCGTCTTTAGAATCGGTGATTAAATCGTACTTAGTTCGAAAAAAGGGATTGATGCAACGAATGTTGACTGCGAGTCAGTTTTATTTTCCGCTTTTTGAACAGGAATTGGACAACCACGATATTCCGCTTGAAATAAAATATTTGGCCATTGTAGAATCAGCATTAAACCCACGCGCACGATCAAGAGTTGGCGCCAAAGGCTTATGGCAGTTTATGTACCCCACTGGAAAAATGTACGATTTGGATGTTAGCAGTTATGTTGATGAAAGAAACGACCCGATTTTTGCAACTAAAGCAGCTTGTAAATACTTAGCTAGTTTATATGGTGTTTTTAATGATTGGGATTTGGCGCTTGCCGCCTACAACTCTGGCCCTGGAAATGTAAATAAGGCAATAAGGAGATCTGGCGGATATAAAAATTATTGGAATATTCGAAGAAACCTTCCACGTGAAACTGCTGGATATTTACCGGCATTTTTGGCAACCATGTATATTTTTGAATATGCTGAAGAACATGGGCTTCAATATAAAAAAGCAGAGCGGCCTTATTTTGAAACGGATACGGTACATGTAAAAAACATGATTACGTTTGACCAGATATCCAAACTTGTGGATATAAGCAAAGAGGAGTTGGAAATGTTGAACCCCGCCTATAAGTTGAACATTATACCCAAAGTAAAAGGAAAAACATATGCACTTAGACTTCCGGTAACCAAAATTGGCAAGTTTGTTACCAACGAAGAAGCCATTTATGCCTATGCGAAAAAAGAATTGGATTCGCTTGAGAAGCCTTTACCACAATTAACAGAAGCAAAAAATCAAGTTAGGTATAAGGTTAGGAGCGGCGATTATTTGGGAAAAATTGCAGAACGATATGGTGTAGGCGTCAGTCAAATAAAAAGATGGAATGGACTTAGGAGCAACAACCTTAGAGTAGGACAACGACTTACTATTTTCCCTAGAAAACCATATACTCCAAATCAAACAGTGGCCAAAACGAACACTTCGAAACCCTCTGCTACGGTAACGTTGGCTAATGGCTCAAAAGTGCATACGGTGCAGGAAGGGGATTCCCTCTGGACCATATCAAGAAAATATCCAGGAGTTTCTATAGAAAATTTACGAGAATGGAACGGTCTTAGTGGTAATAACCTAAAACCGGGCACAAAACTTAAATTGTGCGATTGTTCTTCGTAA